One Salvia splendens isolate huo1 chromosome 12, SspV2, whole genome shotgun sequence genomic window carries:
- the LOC121759729 gene encoding 1,8-cineole synthase, chloroplastic-like, whose protein sequence is MSSITLQSAILSNTHFIASSKRRCFTTAATATSRRSQLARCSLQLGTVIQTERRTGGYQPSLWDFNSIQSFDFAYNKEEKQPEMVATLIEQVKMLLQREQRLELIDDLQKLGISCHFRHEIAQILNSKYLNKNETDEKDLYSTALRFRLLRQYGFIVSQEVFDCFKNEYGTDFEPSLCEDTKGLLQLYEASFLSQHGEETLQLAREFATKSLEKIVVDHEIDDLLSSVEAALEFPSRWMVQMPNATSFVDAYKKRQDMSPIVLELAILDINNVQAQFLQELKETSRWWENTGLVQELPFIRDRIVECYYWTTGVVERREHGFERIMLTKINALVTTIDDIYDIYGTLEELELFTEAIRRWDTESIDQLPPYMKVCYLALYNFVNEMGYYTLKDKGFNSIPFLRKTWVDLVETYLIEANWYHKGHKPSLEEYINNAWISIGGVPILSHLFFQLTDSIDEEAAESVHKYHDIVRASCTILRLADDMGTSLDEVERGDVPKSVQCYMNENNASEEEARKHVRSLIEQTWKTMNKEMMDSPFSVYFAEVCANLSRMAQFIYQKESDGFGMQHSLVNKQLRSLLFEPYE, encoded by the exons ATGTCTAGTATCACGTTGCAATCTGCGATTCTTAGCAACACTCATTTTATCGCATCTTCAAAACGACGTTGTTTCACTACTGCAGCCACTGCCACTTCTCGCAGAAGCCAGCTGGCCCGTTGCTCGTTGCAATTGGGTACTGTGATCCAAACTGAACGACGAACAGGAGGCTACCAGCCTAGTCTTTGGGACTTCAACTCTATTCAATCGTTCGACTTTGCGTATAATAAG GAAGAAAAGCAGCCAGAAATGGTGGCTACTCTGATTGAGCAAGTGAAGATGTTGCTTCAACGGGAACAGCGTTTGGAGCTGATTGATGACTTGCAAAAATTGGGTATTTCTTGTCATTTTCGCCACGAAATCGCTCAAATATTAAACTCAAAATATTTGAACAAGAATGAGACAGATGAGAAGGATTTGTACTCCACAGCTCTCAGATTCAGACTTCTCAGACAATACGGCTTCATCGTCTCTCAAG AAGTGTTTGATTGTTTCAAGAATGAATATGGTACTGATTTTGAGCCAAGCCTATGTGAGGATACCAAAGGATTGTTACAACTCTACGAAGCTTCGTTCTTATCACAACATGGCGAAGAGACACTCCAACTGGCAAGAGAATTTGCTACTAAATCTCTGGAGAAAATAGTAGTTGATCATGAAATTGATGATCTCTTATCATCTGTCGAAGCTGCGTTGGAGTTCCCTTCTCGCTGGATGGTTCAAATGCCAAATGCAACATCGTTCGTCGATGCTTACAAGAAGAGACAAGACATGAGCCCAATTGTGCTAGAGCTTGCCATATTGGACATCAACAATGTTCAAGCACAATTTCTACAAGAACTCAAAGAGACCTCTAG ATGGTGGGAGAATACTGGGCTTGTTCAAGAACTTCCATTCATCAGAGATAGAATAGTGGAATGCTACTATTGGACGACCGGAGTTGTTGAACGTCGTGAACATGGATTTGAAAGAATAATGCTCACCAAAATAAATGCTCTTGTTACAACTATAGATGATATCTATGATATTTATGGCACTCTTGAAGAGCTCGAACTATTCACAGAGGCTATTCGAAG ATGGGATACTGAATCAATTGACCAACTGCCCCCTTACATGAAAGTATGTTATCTTGCACTATACAACTTTGTGAATGAGATGGGTTACTATACTCTCAAGGATAAAGGCTTCAACTCCATCCCCTTTCTGCGGAAAACG TGGGTTGATTTGGTTGAGACATATTTGATAGAGGCAAATTGGTACCACAAGGGGCATAAACCTAGTTTGGAAGAATATATCAACAATGCTTGGATATCAATTGGAGGTGTCCCCATTCTATCCCATCTTTTTTTCCAGCTAACTGATTCGATAGATGAGGAGGCTGCCGAGAGCGTGCATAAATACCATGATATTGTTCGTGCATCATGTACGATTCTAAGGCTCGCTGACGACATGGGAACATCTCTG GATGAGGTGGAGAGAGGCGACGTCCCAAAATCAGTTCAGTGTTACATGAATGAGAACAATGCTTCGGAAGAAGAGGCGCGAAAACATGTTCGATCACTGATAGAGCAGACGTGGAAGACGATGAATAAGGAAATGATGGATTCTCCATTTTCAGTGTATTTTGCAGAAGTTTGTGCTAATCTGAGCAGAATGGCACAGTTTATATACCAGAAGGAATCTGATGGATTTGGAATGCAGCACTCGTTGGTTAACAAACAGCTCAGAAGCTTGTTGTTCGAACCATATGAATAG
- the LOC121757841 gene encoding putative late blight resistance protein homolog R1A-10 — protein sequence MAYAAVNSLLYTIDHLLNSNRISFVSSTSQTLDFALDRVKSLQATLRQFDEIRNNSRGVKASEARIRDEARGLEDAIEFHISAQIHSQSQCYDRCPPTLSLTIEELNENINCFAETADKMEEEYVEELHKPSTEEGEEDSASAAAVVASLGIDSSGNECEMVGLSDFFLKIRNLLIANASKRTTICISGMAGIGKTTLAKKLFHDPLIKENFECMTFVTVGRKYKLEEILRAIIAQVCLDIDEMIMGESEDFEEYLKRILSGRRYLIMLDDTWDLSFFLGLKCALPNEDNGSRILVISRKTRTVEPGVKNGYSFTMPFLDEEESWDLLKWKVFGEEVFPYRFMKAGKKIAKNCEGLPLLILVVAAKLLSGDKNNLEFWNEVAEKKNSVFEDACDQLSDILLQSYQFMRQYLKLCFLYIAAFTQNHIVRRSRIVTLWGAEGILERSGNHAIDKFASYNLVLVCQICLVRARAHAFRLHPAYWYMCRREAESNKFFCVLSSYADCSIECVEKQCRFSIHNNVLFAIKEVHDLLASVSTVRSVLCMGPYHKYQVPICLDWKLLRVLDALTIRFYEFPHEVVKLIQLTYLGLTCDANLPPSISRLWKLSYLIVHRHLSIKWTVDESYLPVQIWDMQELEHLEVIGRNLPNPTPGAVLPSLRRLLDVGAHSCGKEVLECIPDLRKLRLQIELEPDYTQTWSLFNHISCLEELKSIQCVIVPPEVLYEPIVPPPPLPVSIGSLKKLSLSGSGYPWGEMSKIGGLPFLAVLKLRNYAFQGEKWEAKESGFSNLKYLFLEDTDLVQWTAGDGSFPRLRCLTMKNCYNIEEIPLFESDMEALLSPYIVIELIDCNPLVETCAKQKYGTERVKTNYSWK from the coding sequence ATGGCTTATGCTGCCGTGAATTCTCTTCTCTACACAATCGACCACCTTTTAAATTCCAATCGCATTTCATTCGTCTCTTCCACTTCACAAACCCTAGACTTCGCATTGGATCGCGTCAAATCGCTACAGGCAACACTCAGGCAATTCGACGAAATCAGAAACAACAGCAGAGGAGTCAAGGCTTCGGAAGCGCGGATCAGAGACGAAGCGCGCGGATTAGAAGATGCTATTGAATTCCACATTTCAGCTCAGATTCATTCGCAATCTCAATGCTATGACCGCTGCCCgcccactctctctctcaccatCGAAGAATTGAATGAAAATATCAATTGCTTTGCAGAAACAGCTGACAAAATGGAAGAGGAATACGTGGAGGAATTGCACAAGCCATCAActgaagaaggagaagaagattcTGCTTCTGCCGCTGCTGTTGTTGCTTCACTAGGGATTGATTCCAGTGGAAACGAGTGCGAAATGGTTGGATTATCTGATTTCTTTCTCAAAATCAGAAACCTGCTTATTGCAAATGCGAGTAAACGAACTACCATATGCATCAGTGGCATGGCAGGTATTGGTAAGACTACGCTTGCTAAAAAGCTTTTTCACGATCCTTTAATCAAAGAAAACTTTGAATGTATGACATTTGTTACTGTGGGAAGAAAGTATAAGTTAGAGGAAATCTTGCGAGCTATTATAGCTCAAGTATGTCTTGATATCGATGAAATGATCATGGGAGAAAGTGAGGATTTTGAAGAGTATTTGAAGAGAATTTTGAGTGGTAGAAGATATCTTATCATGCTAGATGATACTTGGGACCTCAGTTTCTTCCTTGGTCTTAAATGTGCACTGCCAAATGAGGATAATGGCAGTCGAATCTTGGTCATTAGCAGGAAAACTCGAACCGTTGAACCCGGTGTAAAAAATGGCTATTCTTTCACAATGCCTTTTCTTGATGAAGAGGAGAGTTGGGATCTTCTCAAGTGGAAGGTGTTTGGTGAGGAAGTGTTTCCATATCGGTTCATGAAAGCTGGGAAGAAGATTGCTAAGAATTGTGAAGGTCTTCCTCTTTTGATCCTCGTTGTAGCTGCTAAACTCTTGTCCGGAGACAAGAACAATCTAGAGTTCTGGAACGAGGTAGCGGAGAAGAAGAATTCAGTTTTTGAGGATGCTTGTGATCAATTATCGGATATATTGCTACAAAGTTATCAGTTCATGCGTCAGTATTTGAAACTGTGTTTTCTTTATATAGCAGCTTTTACTCAGAATCATATAGTTCGGCGCTCTAGGATCGTCACACTGTGGGGAGCAGAGGGGATTCTAGAACGTTCTGGTAATCACGCGATTGACAAATTTGCTTCCTATAATCTGGTTTTGGTTTGCCAAATATGCTTGGTCAGAGCCCGAGCTCATGCTTTCCGCCTCCATCCTGCCTATTGGTATATGTGTAGAAGAGAAGCTGAGAGCAACAAGTTCTTCTGTGTCTTGAGTAGTTATGCAGATTGTTCGATTGAATGTGTGGAAAAACAATGTCGTTTTTCCATCCACAACAATGTCTTGTTCGCCATCAAAGAGGTCCATGACTTGTTGGCATCAGTATCAACTGTGCGTTCTGTTCTATGTATGGGACCGTATCATAAATATCAAGTGCCAATATGCTTAGATTGGAAGCTGCTTAGGGTGCTCGATGCTCTTACAATCCGTTTCTATGAGTTCCCGCATGAGGTAGTGAAGCTAATTCAGTTAACTTATCTAGGCCTCACTTGTGATGCAAACCTCCCTCCTTCCATATCAAGACTTTGGAAACTTAGTTATCTCATTGTTCATCGACACCTGAGCATCAAATGGACCGTAGATGAGTCGTATTTGCCTGTACAGATATGGGATATGCAAGAGTTGGAGCATCTTGAAGTCATTGGAAGAAACCTACCTAATCCTACTCCTGGCGCAGTCTTACCCAGCCTCAGAAGGCTTTTAGATGTTGGTGCTCATAGTTGTGGAAAGGAGGTTCTTGAATGTATTCCAGATTTGAGAAAACTGAGGCTTCAAATTGAGTTAGAACCCGACTATACTCAAACCTGGAGCTTGTTTAATCATATCTCGTGTCTCGAAGAACTAAAATCAATCCAGTGTGTTATCGTGCCCCCTGAAGTGTTGTATGAGCCTATAGTCCCGCCTCCGCCTCTCCCGGTTTCCATAGGGAGTCTTAAGAAATTGAGTCTGAGCGGCTCTGGATATCCGTGGGGAGAGATGAGCAAGATTGGTGGATTGCCGTTTCTTGCAGTGCTCAAATTACGGAACTATGCCTTTCAAGGGGAGAAGTGGGAAGCGAAAGAAAGTGGATTTTCAAATCTTAAATATCTCTTCCTTGAAGATACAGATCTTGTGCAATGGACAGCAGGTGATGGAAGCTTCCCAAGGCTTAGGTGCCTGACTATGAAAAACTGCTACAATATAGAAGAGATCCCCCTATTTGAATCTGATATGGAAGCTCTACTATCGCCTTATATAGTTATTGAACTTATAGACTGCAACCCCTTAGTTGAGACTTGCGCAAAGCAAAAGTATGGTACCGAAAGGGTTAAGACCAATTATTCGTGGAAATGA